One part of the Streptomyces sp. AM 2-1-1 genome encodes these proteins:
- the cbiE gene encoding precorrin-6y C5,15-methyltransferase (decarboxylating) subunit CbiE → MSTAPPASPAPPPAPSPVAVVGIGADGWAGLAEPARTALLEAEVVIGGGRQLGLLPAVCAGRRVAWPIPLRPAVGGLLAAHRGSRIAVLASGDPMFYGIGRALTEELGAGALRVLPHPSSVAYACARLGWPAEETETVTLVGRPAARLLAALHDGRRLLVLSADATTPATVAALLAEHGFGPSRLTVLEQLGSAAESRHEGTAEEWAHPAGDPLNLVAVECRATPDALRLGLVPGLPDAAYEHDGQLTKRHVRAATLAALAPAPGELLWDVGGGSGSIAVEWMRAHPSCRAVTVERDEARAARIGRNADRLGVPGLRVVSGRAPRALAGLPAPDAVFIGGGLTAPGLIDACWEALPAGGRLVANTVTLESEALLADRYRRHGGELVRLAVAHAVPVGGFTGWRQAMPVTQWSVRKPHDLPGATP, encoded by the coding sequence CCGACGGCTGGGCGGGCCTCGCGGAACCCGCCCGCACCGCGCTGCTGGAGGCCGAGGTGGTGATCGGCGGCGGACGCCAGCTCGGTCTGCTGCCCGCCGTCTGCGCGGGCCGGCGGGTGGCGTGGCCCATCCCGCTGCGCCCCGCCGTCGGCGGACTGCTCGCCGCCCACCGGGGCAGCCGGATCGCGGTCCTGGCCAGCGGCGACCCGATGTTCTACGGGATCGGCCGGGCCCTCACCGAGGAACTCGGCGCCGGAGCGCTGCGCGTGCTGCCGCACCCCTCTTCGGTGGCGTACGCCTGCGCCCGGCTCGGCTGGCCCGCCGAGGAGACCGAGACCGTCACCCTGGTGGGCCGGCCCGCCGCCCGGCTGCTCGCCGCCCTGCACGACGGCCGCCGGCTCCTGGTGCTGAGCGCCGACGCCACTACCCCGGCGACGGTGGCCGCCCTGCTCGCGGAGCACGGCTTCGGCCCGAGCCGGCTCACCGTCCTCGAACAGCTCGGCTCCGCCGCCGAGTCCCGCCACGAGGGCACCGCCGAGGAGTGGGCCCACCCGGCGGGCGACCCGCTCAACCTCGTCGCCGTGGAGTGCCGGGCCACCCCGGACGCGCTCCGTCTCGGCCTCGTACCCGGGCTTCCCGACGCGGCGTACGAGCACGACGGGCAGCTCACCAAGCGCCACGTCCGCGCCGCCACCCTCGCCGCGCTGGCGCCCGCCCCCGGCGAACTGCTCTGGGACGTCGGCGGCGGTTCCGGGTCGATCGCCGTCGAGTGGATGCGCGCCCATCCGTCCTGCCGGGCGGTCACCGTCGAACGCGACGAGGCGCGCGCCGCCCGGATCGGGCGCAACGCCGACCGGCTCGGCGTGCCCGGTCTGCGGGTGGTGTCCGGCCGCGCCCCGCGCGCGCTCGCCGGCCTGCCCGCGCCGGACGCCGTCTTCATCGGCGGCGGGCTGACCGCCCCGGGGCTGATCGACGCCTGCTGGGAGGCGCTGCCCGCCGGGGGACGGCTGGTCGCCAACACCGTCACGCTGGAGTCGGAGGCGCTGCTCGCCGACCGCTACCGGCGCCACGGCGGCGAACTGGTCCGCCTCGCGGTGGCCCACGCCGTCCCGGTCGGCGGCTTCACCGGCTGGCGCCAGGCGATGCCCGTCACGCAGTGGTCCGTCCGCAAGCCCCACGACCTCCCGGGAGCGACCCCATGA
- the cobM gene encoding precorrin-4 C(11)-methyltransferase produces MTVYFIGAGPGAADLITVRGARLLAAAPVCLYAGSLVPRELLADCPPDARLIDTQGLDIEQITAELVHAHAEGHDVARLHSGDPSVFSAVNEQMKRLDDAGVPYEVVPGVPAFAAAAAALKRELTVPTVGQTVILTRIAQRATAMPEGEDLATLGRSGALLVLHLAARYADRVVEELLPHYGADCPAAVVAMASRPDEIVLRGTLATIAGQVEEAGVIRTAVIMVGRTLGAEQFRDSHLYSPHRDRPTC; encoded by the coding sequence ATGACCGTGTACTTCATCGGCGCAGGACCCGGCGCGGCCGACCTGATCACGGTGCGTGGCGCCCGTCTCCTCGCCGCCGCCCCGGTCTGCCTCTACGCGGGCAGCCTGGTGCCCCGTGAACTGCTCGCCGACTGCCCGCCGGACGCGCGGCTGATCGACACCCAGGGCCTGGACATCGAGCAGATCACCGCCGAACTGGTCCACGCCCACGCCGAGGGCCACGACGTCGCCCGGCTGCACTCCGGCGACCCGTCCGTCTTCAGCGCGGTCAACGAGCAGATGAAGCGGCTCGACGACGCCGGCGTGCCCTACGAAGTGGTGCCCGGGGTCCCCGCGTTCGCCGCCGCCGCGGCGGCGCTCAAGCGGGAGCTGACCGTACCGACGGTCGGTCAGACGGTCATCCTGACCCGGATCGCCCAGCGGGCCACCGCCATGCCGGAGGGCGAGGACCTCGCGACGCTCGGCCGGAGCGGTGCCCTGCTCGTGCTCCACCTCGCCGCCCGGTACGCGGACCGGGTGGTGGAGGAGCTGCTGCCGCACTACGGGGCCGACTGCCCGGCCGCCGTGGTGGCGATGGCCTCCCGGCCGGACGAGATCGTCCTGCGCGGCACCCTGGCGACGATCGCCGGCCAGGTGGAGGAGGCCGGGGTGATCCGTACGGCCGTCATCATGGTCGGGCGGACCCTGGGCGCGGAGCAGTTCCGCGACAGCCACCTCTACTCGCCGCACCGCGACCGCCCCACCTGCTGA
- a CDS encoding cobalt-precorrin-5B (C(1))-methyltransferase: MSSEASGEVRGGADGGTAGEAEGGREAQLKHTGLRPGWTTGACATAATTAAYTALLTGEFPDPVTITLPKGQTPAFALAVESLADGTATAGVVKDAGDDPDVTHGALVRATVRALPPGSGVVFRAGPGVGTVTLPGLPLDVGEPAINPVPRQLMRDHVARVAAEHGGTGDVEVTVSVDDGEEIARFTWNGRLGILGGLSILGTTGVVVPYSCSAWIDSIRRGVDVALAAGQTHVAGCTGSTSEKTVVAEYGLPEIALLDMGDFAGAVLKYVRRHPVPRLTVCGGFAKLSKLAAGHLDLHSARSQVDKGFLAGLAREGGADEELAAAVASANTGLAALQSCAAAGVPLGDLVAVAARDQALAVLRGAPVAVDVICVDRAGTVVGRSAVR; encoded by the coding sequence ATGAGCAGTGAGGCGAGCGGCGAAGTCCGCGGCGGGGCGGACGGGGGGACGGCCGGTGAGGCGGAGGGCGGCCGGGAGGCCCAACTCAAGCACACCGGTCTGCGGCCCGGATGGACCACCGGCGCCTGCGCGACGGCGGCCACCACCGCCGCGTACACCGCGCTGCTGACCGGGGAGTTCCCGGACCCGGTGACCATCACACTGCCGAAGGGCCAGACCCCCGCCTTCGCGCTCGCCGTCGAGTCGCTGGCGGACGGCACCGCGACCGCCGGGGTGGTCAAGGACGCCGGCGACGACCCGGACGTGACCCACGGGGCGCTGGTCAGGGCGACGGTACGGGCGTTGCCGCCGGGCTCCGGCGTGGTGTTCCGGGCGGGCCCCGGCGTCGGCACGGTGACCCTGCCCGGCCTGCCGCTGGACGTCGGTGAACCGGCCATCAACCCGGTGCCCCGGCAGCTGATGCGCGACCACGTGGCCCGGGTCGCGGCGGAGCACGGCGGCACCGGGGACGTGGAGGTCACGGTCTCCGTGGACGACGGCGAGGAGATCGCACGTTTCACGTGGAACGGTCGCCTCGGCATCCTCGGCGGCCTCTCCATCCTCGGCACCACCGGGGTCGTCGTGCCGTACTCCTGCTCCGCGTGGATCGACTCGATCCGGCGCGGGGTCGACGTGGCACTGGCTGCCGGGCAGACCCATGTGGCCGGGTGCACCGGCTCGACCTCGGAGAAGACGGTCGTCGCGGAGTACGGCCTGCCGGAGATCGCCCTGCTGGACATGGGCGACTTCGCGGGGGCGGTGCTCAAGTACGTACGCCGTCATCCGGTGCCCCGGCTCACCGTATGCGGCGGTTTCGCCAAACTGTCGAAGCTCGCCGCGGGCCACCTGGACTTGCACTCGGCGCGCTCCCAGGTGGACAAGGGGTTCCTCGCCGGGCTGGCCCGGGAGGGCGGCGCGGACGAGGAGTTGGCCGCGGCGGTGGCGAGCGCCAACACCGGGCTCGCCGCGCTCCAGTCGTGCGCGGCGGCCGGGGTCCCGCTGGGCGATCTGGTGGCGGTGGCCGCCCGGGACCAGGCGCTCGCGGTCCTGCGCGGGGCCCCGGTCGCGGTGGACGTGATCTGTGTCGACCGGGCCGGGACGGTGGTCGGGCGCAGCGCGGTCCGCTGA